In Tachypleus tridentatus isolate NWPU-2018 chromosome 7, ASM421037v1, whole genome shotgun sequence, a genomic segment contains:
- the LOC143256888 gene encoding 5'-nucleotidase domain-containing protein 3-like isoform X1: MASSVFCVVFHSLSRVIFRESILMLKHVPTNSLDKINKSFARVFAVKMHYSTSYGQKDKNVLLEKYFSAKEASDVELPYPDVNPHGVFANNELCLADIEVYGFDYDYTLAVYKESLHYLIYDLGRDWLINKFKYPKEIGQLEYRPGFAIRGLHYDIHEGLLMKIDSFHQIQFGSVYRGLTPIPDEEVSRIYGGTYIPQNLIRGTGSEPSRMKQLNDLFSVPEICLLSNVTEYFEKHNIAYHPEILFNDIQNAVQSIHPVIHDKLDEGCIENYLEKNEELSLFLQRLQNAGNKMFLVTNSPFKFVHHGMKYMIGPNWREFFDIIIVQARKPNFFTEQHRPVRIFDPITRSQLWERVTMMEKGKIYMEGTLKQLQEMTGWRGSSVLYFGDQIYNDLADLTLHYGWKTGAIIDELANEIKILNSEEFRHSISWMQTLQHLIEEMQDHEDAEEIIAELLEERDQLRITTKSLFNPQFGSIFRTYHNPTYFSRRLFRYSDIYMSRVTNLLNYSLKHTFYPRRGALPHESKIPYM; encoded by the exons GTCATACGGgcaaaaagataaaaatgttctactagaaaaatattttagcGCAAAAGAAGCCAGCGACG ttgAGTTACCTTATCCTGATGTTAATCCTCATGGAGTATTTGCAAATAATGAGCTTTGTCTTGCTGATATTGAAGTCTATGGATTTGACTATGATTACACATTAGCAGTGTATAAAGAATCCCTTCATTACTTAATTTATGATCTTGGTCGAGATTGGTTAATCAACAAGTTTAAG TATCCCAAGGAGATAGGACAGCTTGAATATAGACCTGGTTTTGCAATCCGTGGACTTCATTATGACATTCATGAA ggaCTGTTGATGAAAATTGATTCTTTCCATCAAATTCAGTTTGGAAGTGTATACAg aGGACTAACCCCAATCCCTGATGAAGAAGTGTCAAGAATTTATGGTGGTACTTACATTCCACAGAATCTGATAAGAGGAACTGGATCTGAG CCTAGCCGGATGAAGCAGTTAAATGATCTGTTTTCTGTTCCAGAGATATGTTTGCTTTCCAATGTCACAGagtattttgaaaaacataatatagcaTATCACCCTGAAATCCTTTTTAATGATATTCAA AATGCTGTGCAAAGTATCCATCCTGTTATTCATGATAAACTGGATGAGGGCTGTATAG aaaattatttagaaaaaaatgaagAATTATCACTCTTTCTTCAGCGGCTGCAAAATGCAgggaataaaatgtttttagtgaCCAACAGTCCTTTTAAATTTGT GCACCATGGTATGAAATATATGATTGGTCCAAATTGGAGAGAATTTTTTGATATCATAATTGTTCAAGCCAGAAAACCTAACTTTTTCACTGAACAACATAG GCCTGTGAGAATCTTTGACCCCATCACTCGAAGTCAACTGTGGGAGAGGGTAACCATGATGGAAAAGGGAAAGATCTATATGGAG GGCACATTGAAACAACTACAGGAAATGACAGGGTGGCGAGGTAGCTCTGTATTGTATTTTGGTGACCAGATCTATAATGATCTAGCTGATCTAACCCTTCATTATGGCTGGAAAACTGGAGCAATTATTGATGAATTAGCA aatgaaATAAAGATTCTGAATTCAGAAGAATTTCGACACTCCATTAGCTGGATGCAAACTTTGCAACATTTAATAGAAGAAATGCAa GACCATGAAGATGCAGAAGAGATAATAGCAGAATTATTAGAAGAGAGAGATCAGTTACG aattacaACCAAATCACTGTTTAATCCCCAGTTTGGGAGTATCTTCAGAACTTACCATAACCCAACTTATTTCTCTCGGCGACTCTTCCGTTACTCAGATATATACATGTCTCGTGTCACTAATCTTCTGAATTATTCTCTCAAACATACATTTTATCCCCGCAGAGGAGCTCTCCCTCATGAAAGTAAAATACCTTATatgtaa